CGTCGCTCACCAGGACGTCCAGAGCGTGCCGCAGAGCACTCGGGGCGCGACGGATCAGCGCTCGCGCCAGGTCCCCGCGCGCCGGAACCCGCCGGTGCGGTCCCATCCGGCGGCCCGGGCGCGCGGGGGCTCCGGCCGCTCGCCCGCCTGGCCGGCCAGCAGGGCCCTCAGGACCGCCAGCACGGCGGCCGTCTCCGCCGCGTCGGGGTGACCGCGCGTGATCCTCCACGGCTCCGCCCCCGCTTTGGCGGCGGCTGCCTCCCGGGCCGTCATACCGGCGGGTTGCCGTGCTTGCGCGACGGCAG
Above is a genomic segment from Streptomyces sp. NBC_01233 containing:
- a CDS encoding acyl-CoA carboxylase epsilon subunit, which produces MTAREAAAAKAGAEPWRITRGHPDAAETAAVLAVLRALLAGQAGERPEPPRARAAGWDRTGGFRRAGTWRER